In the genome of Staphylococcus durrellii, one region contains:
- a CDS encoding NAD-dependent epimerase/dehydratase family protein: MKKIMITGALGQIGTELVVKCRTIYGNENVLATDIRKPEEGSPILDGPFEILDVTNKERMFELVETFKADTLMHMAALLSATAEKNPIFAWDLNMGGLMNALETAREYDLKFFTPSSIGAFGPSTPKVNTPQVTIQRPTSMYGVNKVAGELLCQYYFEKFGIDTRSVRFPGLISHVKEPGGGTTDYAVEIYFKAVREGKYTSYIAKDTFMDMMFMDDAVEAIIKLMEADGVKLINRNAYNLSAMSIEPEMVKEAILEHYPNFELEYSVDPDRQAIADSWPDNIDVSCARAEWGFDPQYDLQAMTKIMLEAIEAQNYVNN; the protein is encoded by the coding sequence ATGAAAAAAATTATGATTACAGGAGCCTTAGGTCAAATCGGGACCGAGTTAGTAGTAAAATGTAGAACAATTTACGGAAATGAAAATGTTTTAGCTACGGATATTAGAAAACCAGAAGAAGGTTCTCCAATTTTAGATGGACCTTTTGAAATTTTAGACGTAACCAATAAAGAGCGTATGTTTGAACTAGTAGAAACATTTAAAGCGGATACATTAATGCATATGGCTGCGTTATTGTCTGCTACAGCAGAAAAAAATCCGATTTTTGCATGGGACTTAAATATGGGCGGTTTAATGAACGCTTTAGAAACAGCACGTGAGTATGATTTGAAATTCTTCACGCCAAGCTCAATTGGTGCGTTTGGACCATCGACACCAAAAGTTAATACGCCACAAGTTACGATACAACGACCTACTTCCATGTATGGTGTCAATAAAGTTGCAGGCGAATTATTATGCCAATATTACTTTGAAAAATTTGGTATCGACACAAGAAGTGTTAGGTTTCCAGGGTTAATTTCACATGTTAAAGAACCAGGCGGTGGTACAACAGATTACGCTGTGGAAATTTATTTCAAAGCTGTTAGAGAAGGAAAATATACAAGCTATATTGCAAAAGACACATTTATGGATATGATGTTTATGGATGATGCTGTTGAGGCGATTATTAAATTAATGGAAGCAGACGGCGTTAAACTTATTAATAGAAACGCATATAATTTAAGTGCTATGAGCATTGAGCCAGAAATGGTTAAAGAAGCTATTTTAGAACATTATCCCAACTTTGAGTTAGAATATAGTGTAGACCCTGATAGACAAGCAATTGCTGATAGTTGGCCAGACAATATTGACGTTAGCTGTGCAAGAGCGGAATGGGGTTTTGATCCTCAATATGACTTACAAGCTATGACGAAAATCATGTTAGAAGCTATTGAAGCTCAAAACTATGTAAATAATTA
- a CDS encoding MDR family MFS transporter: MAESEKFDLRKNIPLFIVLLSGAFITILNQTLLGTALPPIMKDLHLNNSTVQWLQSIFMLVNGIMIPVTAFLIERFTSRQLFLSAMGVFTIGTLVCAFGPDFFTLLIGRILQAAGAGIMMPLMQTILFLLFPKDKRGTAMGLFGLVIAFAPAIGPTLSGILVEYFTWRSVFYVIIPIAVINIVTAYFLLKNVTELTHPKLDKLSVVLSTLGFGGILYGFSTVSEAGFTSWQVIASLIIGCIALVIFIKRQLKLKEPMLEFRVFTYNIYTIGTVLGMFVFAVMISTNIILPLYMQNMLKLTPLQSGLVLLPGAIVMGLFNPLTGYLFDKFGGKWLARGGLLLLALSTLPFTFLTAHTSITYLTVMNAVRMISIAMVMMPMTTLAINQLPQHLISHGTAMNNTFRQMSGALGTALFITVMSLAVDPTKGQEGVVHGVNISFIVATCVTVIGFLLSFKLKETRKQR, from the coding sequence TTGGCTGAATCAGAAAAGTTTGACTTGCGGAAGAACATTCCATTGTTCATTGTTTTATTATCAGGTGCCTTTATAACAATTTTAAACCAAACTTTGCTAGGAACAGCGTTACCACCTATAATGAAAGATTTACATCTGAACAATAGTACTGTTCAATGGTTGCAATCAATTTTTATGCTTGTTAATGGTATTATGATTCCAGTTACAGCATTTTTAATAGAACGTTTTACTTCTCGTCAATTATTCCTATCTGCTATGGGCGTATTCACAATTGGTACTTTAGTTTGTGCTTTTGGACCTGATTTCTTCACATTATTAATAGGAAGAATTCTTCAAGCGGCTGGTGCAGGTATCATGATGCCACTAATGCAAACAATTCTATTTTTATTATTCCCAAAAGATAAAAGAGGAACGGCAATGGGCTTGTTTGGATTAGTTATTGCATTTGCTCCGGCCATTGGACCTACATTATCAGGAATATTAGTTGAATACTTTACATGGAGAAGTGTCTTCTATGTTATTATTCCTATTGCAGTGATTAATATCGTGACAGCATACTTCTTATTAAAAAATGTAACAGAATTAACGCATCCAAAACTTGATAAACTTTCGGTAGTACTATCTACGCTTGGTTTTGGCGGAATATTATATGGCTTTAGTACAGTAAGCGAGGCAGGATTTACAAGCTGGCAAGTAATTGCTTCTTTAATCATAGGTTGCATTGCTTTAGTTATATTTATTAAACGTCAATTAAAACTTAAGGAACCGATGCTAGAATTTAGAGTATTTACGTATAATATTTACACAATAGGTACCGTGCTTGGTATGTTTGTATTTGCGGTAATGATTTCTACAAATATTATATTACCGTTGTATATGCAAAATATGTTGAAATTAACGCCTTTACAATCTGGTTTAGTATTGTTACCGGGTGCAATTGTTATGGGTCTCTTTAACCCGTTAACAGGGTATTTATTTGATAAATTTGGAGGTAAATGGTTAGCGCGTGGAGGATTGTTATTATTAGCATTATCAACGTTACCATTTACATTCTTAACTGCTCATACGAGTATAACTTACTTAACTGTAATGAATGCAGTTAGAATGATTTCAATTGCAATGGTAATGATGCCAATGACAACATTAGCAATAAATCAGTTACCACAACATCTTATATCTCACGGTACAGCGATGAATAACACTTTTAGACAAATGTCAGGTGCTTTAGGCACGGCATTATTTATAACGGTTATGTCACTTGCAGTTGATCCTACCAAAGGTCAAGAAGGTGTCGTGCACGGTGTCAATATCTCATTTATTGTGGCTACATGTGTAACTGTTATTGGTTTCTTGTTGTCATTTAAATTAAAAGAAACTAGAAAACAACGATAA
- a CDS encoding aldo/keto reductase, protein MEYNLLGNSGLSVSKYALGTIPFTGTNGFENAGGMTQQQANKMIDYALDQGINQFDTANLYSKGDSEIALGKAIRDKRHEMVISSKTGFQLTDNRNDGGASRINIERSINASLQRLNTDYIDLYYTHLWDGQVPPMETIQVMNDLIQQGKIRYWGVSNYSGWALAKTHTLAVAHNMAPPIAQQIYYTPEAREAEYELLPAGKELGIGNSIWSPLGEGLLTGKISRNKSGETGTRQGDGWAEPYIKNHELFYDLVDVLTEIAVKHNVSVAQVTLAWLRDRPNVDSLVLAARTQNQLKENIASYNLQLTDNEIKTITDLTNPEPIYPLWHRAMNSYDKASTAEKVYLDNYNNLMNNKDSML, encoded by the coding sequence ATGGAGTATAATTTATTAGGTAATTCAGGGTTATCTGTTTCTAAATACGCTCTTGGTACTATACCTTTTACAGGCACTAATGGTTTTGAAAACGCCGGGGGCATGACACAGCAACAAGCCAATAAAATGATTGACTACGCTCTAGATCAAGGTATCAACCAGTTTGATACAGCAAACCTCTATTCAAAAGGTGATTCAGAAATTGCATTAGGTAAAGCAATTCGAGACAAAAGACATGAAATGGTTATTAGCAGTAAGACAGGGTTCCAATTAACTGATAATCGAAATGATGGTGGTGCAAGTAGAATTAACATAGAACGTTCAATTAATGCGTCTTTACAAAGGTTAAATACAGATTATATTGATTTGTATTACACACATTTATGGGACGGCCAGGTACCTCCAATGGAAACAATACAAGTGATGAATGATTTAATTCAGCAAGGCAAAATTCGTTATTGGGGGGTTTCAAATTATAGTGGTTGGGCTTTGGCTAAAACGCATACCCTTGCCGTCGCTCATAATATGGCTCCACCTATTGCACAGCAAATTTATTACACGCCAGAAGCACGCGAAGCCGAATATGAACTATTACCCGCAGGAAAAGAGCTTGGAATAGGTAATAGCATATGGTCACCATTAGGAGAAGGTCTTTTAACAGGTAAAATTTCACGAAACAAATCTGGAGAAACCGGCACACGTCAAGGTGATGGTTGGGCAGAACCTTACATTAAAAATCATGAATTGTTTTATGATTTAGTAGACGTGCTTACTGAAATTGCAGTTAAACACAATGTTTCAGTTGCTCAAGTAACTTTAGCATGGTTACGCGATAGACCTAATGTTGATTCACTCGTTCTCGCCGCTAGAACGCAAAATCAACTTAAAGAAAATATCGCTTCATATAATTTACAGCTAACTGATAATGAAATTAAGACCATAACTGATTTAACTAACCCAGAACCCATATATCCCTTATGGCACAGAGCCATGAATTCTTATGATAAAGCTTCAACTGCAGAAAAAGTTTACCTTGATAACTATAACAATTTAATGAATAATAAAGATTCTATGTTGTAA